The stretch of DNA ATAAGCGCATCCGGGGCAATCCCTATCCTTGTGAAGGTCCTCAAAGAAGGGAATCCACAGGCCAAGAATGACGCTGTGTTGGCGCTCTACAACCTCTCCACCATTGCAGATAACCTCCAAACCATCCTTTCTGTTCAGCCCATTCCCCCTTTGTTAGAGTTGCTGAGGTGTGGCAAGAGGTCCTCCAAAACAACCGACAAGTGCTGCGCCCTCTTGGAATCTCTGCTCGCCTTCGATCATGGCCGGGTGGCCCTGACTTCTGAGGAAGGCGGAGTGCTCACCATCGTGGAGGTGCTCGAGGAAGGCTCCCTTCAAGGCAGAGAGCACGCCGTCGGGGCGCTCCTCACGATGTGCGAGAGCGACCGCAGTAAATACAGAGACCCCATTCTGAACGAAGGCGTGATCCCCGGCCTTCTCGAGCTCAccgcccatggcacccccaagtcCAGAGTGAAGGCTCATGCTCTCCTGGACCTGCTGCGCAACTCGCcgtactcgaggtcgaagctgCAGCCGAACACACTGGAGAACATCGTCAGCAACATCGCCTCTCAGATCGATGGGGAGGACCGTGGTGGGAAAGCCAAGAAGATGCTCGCCGAGATGGTGAAGGTCAGCATGGAGCAGAGCTTGAGGCACCTGCAGCGCCGGGCTTCCTTCGCTTGAAGATGATGGTGCTTCAACCTTCACCTGTTTTGCTTGCTTGCAATGGAATGAAGTAGAGAAAATAGCGGAGAAGAAGAATAACGAAGAACTGAGATTGCTGGAAGATGCCGGTCCAGGCCTCGATGGGACCGAGTGACTGGTGTAAGCGCTCCTCAAACACTCTTAAGCTTCTTGATGATGACATAGTTCCTTTTTCCGCTTGCGATCTTGTGTGCTGTTCCGAAAGAGAAAGGACAAATTTTCTTCCCCTCCCCATGTTTTGTGCATGTACGAAAAGGAAAATGTGTAAACAAAAAAatggaaaagaaaaaaagaaaaagaaaagaaagagacaTCTCCTTTGAAGAAAGGATTGTACATACATGAATGATATAAAGTTAAAGTTCCCCACTCTTTCGTGTCTGAAAAAACCTGGCTCTGTTCTTGATTATCTTTAGGTTTATTCGCTAAGTGTACTTCATTTCTGATCACACTTTTAATGCTTAGTTCCCACTAATTGCTTTACCTTTGGAGCCTTACCAGGTTTACACATTCTTGGTTTAGTTAGCAGTCAGATCTGTCTAGTTCTCTCCATGTACTGGTTTGGGCTTGTAAGGTCTGTTATGGTGTACTCTGCTTCAGGTTAAACTTGTCTCATCTCATTGTCCCAACCTATTCTCTCCATGTACCAAAGGGTTAAAAACTTAAGCTGTCAATTCTAGACCATATGGAACTGCAACATACTGCAGCCATGATCTATCTTGCTAGTTTCTTTTGTTCAGCTCCTGCTGAACACTCTCTTCATGACCTAGTAATATACTATAGCATCTTTTGGATTTTGTACCAAAGGTTAGTCTTTCATTGGTACTAGATCATATCAACTTCAGCCAGTTCTATTTTTCGAACATTTTGACTCTTCATCAGCCAATAACATAGTCTCTTCCGGACCAAAAAGCATGTTGATAATCTAGATATAATACGTATATAAAAAACCAGTTGCTCTCTTTCGCCGTCTCTAAAAAAAGCTTTGTTGTCTCATTGGCTGGCCTGGGTTGCTTTAATTTGGTTTAGGGGTGTGATCATGACTTGCTTGACCGCCCGAAGAAAGGTTTGCCGATTCGTCACCTCTGCTTTCTCTTTGTGTCTCAAAGGGAAATGCCTATGCTGCATCATGGCCTGATCATGTATGTGGCTTTTTCTTTCCGTTATCTATTGCTTTGATCAAACGTTGCTGGTTTACTTTTCTGTAATTTTTGCTTGGAGCGTGGGTCTGCGATGCTCGTTTTTGCATCTCATCAGCGGCCGCGTCTTTAGATTCTGATTAATGCCAGAAGATGTGTTGCTTTGCTAAAGAGTTAGTTAATTAGGATAATCACGCCGCCGCCATTCTTGTCGTCGGGGAGGATCGGAATATGCCGGTGTCCGGCAGCGGTCCGACGCGCCGGCGGCGGCTTGGGCGAGACGAGTGCTGGGCTCGTCGGTGGACCGAACGGAATTTGTTTTGTTTTGGACATGACGTGACATACAAAAACAATCGTCTTGTTGCAATAATATTATATGTTCTATTTGTGTGCCTGCTATGCTTAGTTAGCCAAATTGTCTGCTCCTAGGCTCCAAAAAGCGCTTTTATTTacttaagaagaagaagcattTGGCAACTACCAAGAAATTCTGCATCCCTCAGTGCTAGAACCAGCTTTTATTCTACTCCAGTTGAGCCATAGTCCGCATAATATCACAATGAATGGCATTTGTTTTGGCGGGGAACGACAAATGGCATTTGAATGTTAATTTTATTTTTGGTAATTGATATATACGTACAGAAACATATGATTATTATGTACTCCCTtcataaagaaatataagagcgtttagatcactaaagtagtgatctaaagtATGTGGCTTTTCCTTTCCGTCATTGTCTGTTGCTTTGATGGAACTCTGCCGGTTTACTTTTCTGTAATTTTTGCTTCGAGCTTCCGCTTCAGTCCGCGACGTTCGTTTTCGCATCTGATCTTTTGCTGCTTTGTTTCATCATTAGCGGTCGTGCCTTTAGATTTCGATTAAGGTCAGCGGATGGAATATGCCGGTGTCGGCGGCGGCTTGGGCAAGATGAGGGCTGGGCCCGTCAGCGGACCGAAGGGAATTTGGTTTGGACATGACGTGCCATACAAAAACAATGGCATTGTTGCTGTAGCTTATGCTTAGTTAGCCACATTGTGTGTGCGTGCTCCTAGCTAGATTCTTCACGAAGAGTTTCTACGTTAATCGATCGCCCAATCACAACTAGAATCATCATCGGTCGTCGTTATATGTTTCCGTGTCCAGCTGTGGTAAGTTGTAAAAACTAATACTACTAGTGTAGTAGGACTGCTCACTGCTAGTAGCTTATATCGATCCACAAGAGCATGCCACAGTGGTCCGAAGCAAAGCCAGATCAGATCCGTGGCAGCCGCAGGATTCAGGGGGGCGGGCAGTGCAAAGCATACGTGTTCATGTGCTCTCTCTCAACAGTAGCACGTTGCAGCCGGTGATGGTAACGCGTGCCACATCACGATGCGTGGGCGCGGCGGCCCTGCTGCATCTGCATCTGCATCTGCATGTGATCCAATTTCATCATCCTCCTAACTGAAGAAGCCTCCCGGAAGGTCCAGTTATTGTTCGATCGATGCATCCTCAACTTTGACATGTGATCCGGTTCAATCCTTCTTCCTCCTAACCGAAGCTTCCCACAAGATCCAGTTATCGATGACGCACCTGAGGCCAGTGGCGCAAGACGATGCCAAGGGGCGTGGTGTCATCAGCCCATCTCCGTTTGGTACTGTCGACAAGGCGGGAGATGGTGGCGTGAACAAAGATCAGGTTTGCATGTAGCTCCGCCACTGGTTTGAAACCCTCTTTCTTGATGACCCCAAATTCTGGTGAGGTCATGACACACTAGTGAAACCGAAGATGTTCACATAGTAGAAAACGATAGGCATCGAGGCCGAGGCCGAGCTCGCGGTTGACGTCATCGACGCGCTCCGCACCAAGTACCACTTTCAACCATACAGGCGTTGGACTAACGGTATGTACTAAGTCGCTGATCCACGGTGATGTTTATACTTACCGTCATCTTCCCACAGTGGCAGGGCTAGGATTTGAAACCAGGGTGGTCCTCCTCGAAAAACAAAATTTTGACAACCAATATGACATGTGAATGTTCCTAGCAATTACCAATATAAAACAAAAAAGATCAATGTGGTCTTTCAAACATGGACAAAATTATTTTGCGAACCATACTTTTTTCAGCAAAATGTCTCCTATCCTCTTCATTCTTCAATTTCTGTAATAAATATTACTTTCTATCAATCATAATGAAATAACGTAACATATTATGTGTTTTTGTAGTGTTGTACAAACAATAATTCCCTGGCTATCTTTTTACGATAAAGGGCGTTTTTATTGACTCATAATATAGCATTGAGGGATACAATTACAATAAGCCACATCCGACCTCTGCACACCGAACAGACATACACCATAGGATCATGATGCCAAAGAGCTAAGTCATACAAGACCAAAGCTATGCCTAAGTGAAGAGAAAAAGAAGGAAAGAGAAAAAAATGTCATGAAGCGATACAAACAGCATTTGACGATGTGCAACCATAACCATTTGAACCAACTATCTCATGCGAACACAAGGACCACGAAGAAGGTTCTTTAAAAGCGACACCTCCAAGAAGGTaacaactgttggggaacgtagtaatttcaaaaaatttcctacgcacacgcaagatcatggtggtgcatagcaacgagaggggagagtgtgatctacgtacccttgtagaccgacagcggaagcgttagtgcaacgcggttgatgtagtcgtacgtcttcacggcccgaccgatcaagcaccgaaactacggcacctccgagttctagcacacattcagctcgatgacgatcctcggactccgatccagcaaagtgtcggggaagagttccgtcagcacgatgtcgtggtgacgatcttgatgcactatcgtcgcagggcttcgcctaagcaccgctacaatattatcgaggattatggtggaagggggcaccgcacacggctaagaatatgatcacgtggatcaacttgcgtgtctaggggtgccccttgcacccgtatataaaggagcagggggaggtgcggccggccaggaggagggcgcgccaggagtaggactcccccctttcctagttggaataggatttgggagggggaaagaggagagagagaaggaagggggggcgccgcccccctctccttgtcttattcggactaggggggggaggggcgcgcggcccagccatggccacctctcctctcttccactaaagcccaataaggcccatatacctccctgggggttccggtaacctcccggtactccggtaaaatcccgatttcacccagaacacttccgatatccaaatataggcttccaatatatcaatctttatgtctcgaccatttcgagactcctcgtcatgtccgtgatcacatccgggactccgaacaaacttcggtacatcaaaatgtataaactcataatgtaactatcatcaaaaaccttaagcgtgcggaccctacgggttcgagaacaatgtagacatgaccgagacacgtctccggtcaataaccaatagcggaacctggatgctcatattggctcccacatattctacgaagatctttatcggtcagaccgcataacaacatacgttgttccctttgtcatcggtatgttacttgcccgagattcgatcgtcggtatctcaatacctagttcaatctcgttaccggcaagtctctttactcgtttcgtaatacatcatcttgcaactaactcattagttgtaatgcttgcaaggcttatgtgatgtgtattatcgagagggcccagagatacctctccgacaatcggagtgacaaatcctaatctcgaaatatgccaacccaacatgtatctttggaaacacctgtagagctcctttataatcacccagttacgttgtgacgtttggtagcacacaaagtgttcctccggcaaacgggagttgcataatctcatagtcataggaacatgtataagtcatgaagaaagcaatagcaacatattaaacgatcgggtgctaagctaatggaatgggtcatgtcaatcacatcattctcctaatgatgtgatcccattaatcaaatgacaatacatgtctatggttaggaaacataaccatcttcgattaacgagctagtcaagtagaggcatactagtgacgtctggtttgtctatgtattcacacaagtattatgtttccggataatataattctagcatgaataataaacatttatcatgatataaggaaataaaataataacattattattgcctctagggcatatttccttcaacaacACATAAGTGACGACGCCGTCGTCGGATCCAACACTCGAAAGTTAGATCGTGGGCTTTCACCATGAAGATCAAGTCTGAGCAAACTTCAATCAATGGCTTCATCAGGGTAGCGACGCCAAAAATGCCGCCATTGCCAGGCACAATCGATAAGAGGCTAGACCTAGGGTTTTCACCCAGGAGGTCAAGAACGGGTACTTGAGATGCACCACCCTATTGAATTTATCCTGTGCTATCTCCTCCATTTGCCATGAGCCCAGTTGTTGTAAATGCGCACTGACCTGACAACAGGTGAGCATGCCCACATGAGAAGGCAACTGAACCGCTACAAAAGCTGCTCGCCGCAACTGGAAGACTGAGATTGCTGGAAGATGccggtccaggcctcgacgggaCCGAGTGACTGGTGTAAGCGCTCCTCAAACACTTAAGCTTCTTGATGACATAGTTCCTTTTTCCGTTTCTGATCTTGTGCGCTGTTCTGAGAGAGAAAGGACAAATTTTCTTCCCCTTCCCATGTTTTGTGCATGTATCAAAAGGAAAAAAGTGTAAacaaaaaaaaaggaaaagagatATCTCCTTTGAAGAAAGGATTGTACATACATGAATTAAAGTTACAGTTCCCCACTCTTTCACGTCTGAAAAAAACCTGGCTCTGTTCCTGATACCTTAGGTTTATGTGCTAAGTAAGCTTCATTTCTGATCACATTTTGCCATTTTGGATGTTTAGTGCCCACTAATTGCCTTCTTTTGGAGCCTAACCAGGTGGTTAGTTGCCTTGCTTAATTAGCAGTCTCATCTGTCTAGTTCTCTCCGTGAACTAGACATGCTACTGGTTTGGTCTTTGTGAACTCTGTTATGGTGTACTCTGGAATTTTCTTCCCCTTCCCATGTTTTGTGCATGTACCAAAAGGAAAAAGTGTAaacaaaaaaagaaggaaaagagaaaaagaaacagAAAGAGAAATCTCCTTTGAAGAAAGGATTGTACATATACATGATATAAAGTTAAAGTTCCCCACTCTTTATGTCAAAAAACCTGGCTCTGTTCTTGGTAacttagtttttgtgccaagtaaacTTCATTTCTGATCACATTTTGGATGTTCAGTACCCACTAAATTAATTAATGCCTACACTGGAGCCTAACCAGCTGGTCAGTTACCTTGTGAAATTAGTAGTCTGATCTTGTTTAATTTCTGACTAGACATGCTGCTGGTTTGGTCTTTGTGGGCTCTGTTAAAGGTGTACTCTGCTTGTGGTTAACTTGTCTCATGTCATTCGGCCATCATTCGCATCCCATTCTCTTCATGGACCAAAGGGTTAATCTTAAGCTGTCAATTCTAGATCATATCAGACTGCAACTTGCTGCAGCCAAGTTCCTGCTGGTTTCTTGTGGCCTTTTTTGGTTTTTGTTTATCATATCATATCAACTTCAGTCCAAAATTTTGTGAACATTCAGACTCTTCATCAGATACTCTTTCGACATGATTTAGCTGATGAGTATCAGATTTTGTGAATATCAGATTATAAATACACCCTAGTCGCTCTCTTTCGCCGTCTCTAAAAAAAGCTTTATTGTCTCATTGGCTGGCCTGGGTTGCTTTAATTTGGTTTAGGGGTGTGATCATGACCTGCTTGACCGCATGAAGAAAGCTTGCCGATTGGTCGCCTCTGCTTTCTCTTTGCGTCTCAAAGGGAAATGCCTATGCTGCATCATGGCCTGATCATGTATGTGGCTTTTCCTTTCCGTTATCTATTGCTTTGATCAAACGTTGCTGGTTTACTTTCCTGTAATTTTTGCTTGGAGCTTCCGCTTTGGGCTGCAACACTCGTTTTTGCATCTGATCTTTTGCTGCTTTGTTCGTTTGCATCTTCAGGTTCTGATTAAGGTCAGAAGATGCGTTGCTTTGGTAAAGAGTTAATTAATTAGGATAATCATGCCACCATTCTTGTCGACGGGGAGGATTGGAATATGCTGGTGTCCGGCCGCGGCGGCTTCGGCAAGACGAGTGCTGGGCTCGTCAGCGGGCCCAACGGAATTTGTTTTTGGACATGACGTGCCATACAAAAACAATCGTCTTGTTGCAATGCTATGTGCTTTATTTGTGTCTCCTGTGCTTAGTTAGCCTACCACATTGTTTGTTCCCAGGCTCCAAAAGCGCTTTTAGTTAAGATAAGGCGAACCATTCGGCAACTTCCAAGAAATTCCGCATGTTCTCCGTTCTAGAACCAGTTTTTATTCGATTCAATCACTTGAACCAAAGATATCAACAAGTGCTACTTGAACTTGAATTTTATTTTTTGATTCATGTAAGAAACGACGCCCTTTATATtgatacatacatacatacagaCAGATACAGTAACGTGTGATTATTATGAATTCACTTGTGCAACTGTTTGATTATGTGAGATATCGATTCATCGTAACCAAAGCTTGCATGTACCCTAACACGGTGATGCGTCCAACCAGTTGTTGTTGGCCACCACGTGGAATCTCAGTGACAGTGAAGTCGGGCGCATTGCAGAGTGTAGAGACAGACAGGACGGCCACGTCGTGCTGCACTGCAGAGTGTATCAGATGAGATCAGACCAGACGTCGATCGATGCAGCAGACAAAACGCGTGCTGATGTTGTTGTTGTCACTTTGTGATCATCAACTCACGTAGTTAACCTGATGGTCAGGCAGGCTAGTTGGAGGCCGGCTTGGTCATCGGGCGGTCATCAGGGCAAGACTAATTAAGTATCACGCATCCGTTAGGACTAATCTTGGTACTGTGATCTGCAGCTCTTCATGCTGCTCCGGTAGCAGTAGCACAGAGAAAGATTATAGACTTTGAGCTGAAATCGACGATTCTAGCTAGCTAGCTGGTATGGTTTACTCCGGTTGTTGCTGCAGCTTCATCTTCTAAGTGTCGTGGTTTGGTTCAAATTTAAACTCAAATCACGACACTTATTtcgaaacggagggagtatcttttAAGCTGGCCTATGGGTCGACGCTCCACCCCAGCTAAAAAAGATTAGACATCTATCGATCCATGCAGTCAGGCACGATTTGCTGCAGATTCATTAtagagttttttttgttttcacatggatggatggatggatcgcCCAGTTGCAACTAAACAAAAGCAGAGCATGGCCATGGATGCCATGCCATCATCTTCCCTATATATTTCCTTGTGCAGTGGTGGTAATTTGAACAATTAGTAGTAGCTTGTACAGTACTGTCGATGAACAGGAGCATGCTACAGTGGTCGGAAGCGTGGCAGCTGCAGGACTCAGGCAGGGGGGAGGGGCCGGCGGTGCAAGCGAACGTGTCCATGTGCTATCTCTCAACAGTAGCACGTTATAGCTGGTGATCAGTCACTCGGAAGCATATCTTCAGGGCCGGAGATCAGACGCCGATTTTCAAGGTTGGTACCGACAAGACAAGAGGAATTAGTTACTAGTATGCAGAACGTACACATCATTAAAAACTATGTTAAAAGTAACAATAAACGTTTTGATGGTATGCATTAACATTTTTGATGGCATACTACTTATGCAATAAGTAGCATCATTAAAACTATGTTTAATTATGAATTCAacgatactccctccgtccaggtgcatAAGTACGCCGTGGTTGATCCGTACGCAAATTGTCGCTAACCAAATGTGAATCTATTCCGTGGTCGGCCTGATTGAGTTGAAGCTAAGTATTCAtccttagagcatctctagcagaccccgtaTAATACCGACCCGCAAAATGTAAAAAGTCTTTATGGGGTCTGCTGGACCGTCGCCTGCGCCGGCCCGTAAATCAGTAATTTGCATTTCAATTTCGGGCATGAAAACATATTTTTTTGCTTCTTTATTTTTTTAAGGGCTTTGGAAACATAATAATTCACCAAATCTTTGCTAGAATAgtaagaccaaagaaaacaagaaccgcACTTAGGtattttagaagatatccaactttTAGAACTGCTTCCACTAGTTGGACCAACATCTTCTCCATGCCTTCGTTGTTGATCTACGAATTCTTGATCTTGCATTCTTCATTCTTCTTTTTTGATtctaaagaagtagacgttgcttccccTCTAGTTTCTTCTCTAATTGCACATGCAACCATATCATTAGCCTCAGTTCTACCAAGGAATGCACACACATCTATTAAGTTTTTTTCTATCAATAAATTGATGTATTCTTCTTCCCAAAACCAAAATGAGTATCCATCTTCCTACACAATACATGACCATCTCAATAAGCTATCGAAATTGAACCGAATAGGTTGACAAAGCCGAATGAAAACAATAACAAATCCCGTCATTTTTGCATTTCAAGAATACCCGTCCGGGGTGTTTCGGCGTGCTAGATGTTAGCCGCAGCAGTGTCCGCATGTTTGTGCCTACTCTCTGTTGGGACGATCGACCGCGGACTGTACACGTACCACGTAGAGTACATGTGTTTGCATGTGGCATGTACACGCACGTATGCATGGCACCGCAGACTGTTTAGCTCCTTGATTGAAGAGGCGTCCAATTAATTATAGGTTTCTCCCCCGATTAATTTGCCAGGTTTTCTTTTCCCACCACAAGGCAAAAAATGCCAAGTTTATCAAGTTGTGCTAGCTGGTGCCTGCCATAGAATATCCGCACGTACGTACACGAGGTAGGGGTACTCCTCAACAAGCACTCCACTACTGGAGTTGTATACTAGTGTACACGTAGATACACAAATTAAGCATATTATAGTTGTAAAGATAATCGATGAATTAAGTTCAGCCTGTCTAGGGATTACACCACGCACAAGTAAACATACGTCGGCGTACTACTTTGATTACTCGTATTGCTTACGGTATACAGTAGTACACTGCTCCAACCACTGTCGCAGGTGGCCGTATGTTGAGCATCCCGCAGTCGCAGCGTAATTAACTAAGTCGTCTTTGTGTTGGTTGGTTAATATTTTTTTTTGACGACAAATAAGTTGACTAATTAACGAGAGCCAGGTTAATTTGATTTTACTACATGCTACCACGGAGTTTACCAGTAGTACGCCGCCGTGGTTGATCCGTACGCAAATTGTCGGTAACCAAATGTTGCTAGCGCTTCATCGACGGTTTATATAGTATACTAGTACTAATTTGACTGTGATTAGACTGATCTTGGCTGCTGGGCGCGCTACTATTTACTGTACTACTAGTAGAACCGAATGAAGAACAAACCGTCGGCGCCCGTTAGCTAACGGACGGACGGAATCCGTTGCCCCTGTAGAGCACGCAACGGAACGGAACAGCGTTATGATATGCATATGTGATGATGTCAGGCTCGGGTGGCCGTAAAGCCAAAGTGAGAGAGCGAGAGAAAAAGCTGATATGCCTTCCCTGGCTTGGCTTGGCTTGGCTTGGCTTGAGAGTTATCCATGGATGATGGATGGGATCACATGCATCATAGATCATGGATGCCTGCCTCATCAGACTCCAAGAACACCACCACTTTCTCATTAGATTAAGTCTGATCTTTTTCTAGTTGGGATTACATTAATCTGTCTTTCTATACATCCTTTTTCAGTTTTGTGCTGCCTCGCTAGCAAGTTTCGTGCAAACTTTATAGCAGCCGACATGCACAAGGCAGAGTACGTTATATTTTATTGCTACTAGGTAAGATGCGCGTACTTTCGAGAATTAATTATTGAGTGATAATTCCTTGCCTGTGATGGAGATGAAATTTGATGGCCAACTACTTATCACTAGTTAGAGATATTCCATGGAGGCCTTGGCTGGATATATCAAGTTGGATCGATCGTGCGGTTCGCCTCGTCTAATTATACCTAACCTTAAAAATGGCTCACATGTGGACTGGAGTATTTGAGCTCGGGCTCAAATGAGCCTGCATAAACAGTAAAATCGaaatgaaatgaaaaaaaattcaaaacattCTGATTTGTTTTGCGATAAACTTTGACAAATTTTATAAGTGCTTGAAAATTTTCATCATGAGATCACATTCGAGGGAGGCGtgacaaaaaaaaacaaaaacgaTGTTCTGAAAATGCTACTTTCGAAAGTATTTTGGAACACTGATTTATTTTTGCAACACCTTCCAGATTGTGATCTCATGATGAAAATTTGCAAACACTTAGAACATTTGCCAAAGTATACCACAAAAAAAAAGTTCAGTTTTTGTTTATGAATTTATTGTTCATCCAGGCTCAAAGAGCTCGAGCTCAAAAGGATACT from Triticum urartu cultivar G1812 chromosome 3, Tu2.1, whole genome shotgun sequence encodes:
- the LOC125542284 gene encoding U-box domain-containing protein 4, yielding MESPELMSPSSSSSGDRQKHGAAERPSETAALRALVDRVRGGEVEAAREVRRLTRASARHRRKLAAAVEPLVAMLRSGAPDGAGEAALLALLNLAVRDERNKIKILDAGALEPLLGYLQSSDLNLQEYATAAILTLSASSTNKPIISASGAIPILVKVLKEGNPQAKNDAVLALYNLSTIADNLQTILSVQPIPPLLELLRCGKRSSKTTDKCCALLESLLAFDHGRVALTSEEGGVLTIVEVLEEGSLQGREHAVGALLTMCESDRSKYRDPILNEGVIPGLLELTAHGTPKSRVKAHALLDLLRNSPYSRSKLQPNTLENIVSNIASQIDGEDRGGKAKKMLAEMVKVSMEQSLRHLQRRASFA